TTTGAAGGGCGCATTCGCGCGGCGCTCGCCGTCCGCGGCAAACACCTTCCCCACGCCACTTCGTTCCGCGCGGTCAATTCTGAAAGCGACCTTCTCAGCGGTCTGATTGTGGACAAATACGAAGGTGTGCTGGTACTGCAAACTTCCGCGCTGGGCATGGACCAGCGCAAACTCGTGATCGTCGGCACATTGCAGCGCATCTTTTCACCAACCGCCATCGTCGAGCGGAATGAAATTGCCTCGCGGAAGTTCGAGGGATTATCCGATGCCAACGGAGTGGTCGCCGGAAAACTCGACGGCAAGCTGACAATCGGGCTGAATGGTTTGCGATTCGAGGTGGACCTTCTTGGAGGGCACAAAACCGGGTTGTACCTCGATCAGCAGGTGAACTATCAGCGGGTCGCCGAATTGATCGCGCGCTCACCCGGTGCCAGCGTGCTCGACTGTTTCAGTTTCCTCGGCGGATTCGCTCTCCACGCAGCGCGCGCCGGCGCCGCGCACGTCCACGCAATCGACCAGAGCCAGGACGCGATCGTCGGCGCCGAACGCAACGCGGCGACAAATGGTTTGTCGGAAAGATGTTCCTTCGAGGCTGCCAATGTTTTTGACTGGCTGAAGGCGCAGACCGCCACCAGGCCGCATGAGAAAGTCATCCCGCGGTTTGACGCGATCGTCCTGGATCCGCCTTCGTTCACGCGCAATCGAGCCGCGGTGCCGGACGCGCTGCGGGGCTACAAGGAGATCCATTTACGCGCCCTGAAGCTCCTCAAGACCGGCGGAACTCTGGCGACGTTCTGTTGTTCCCACCATGTTGACGCGGTCATGTTCCAGGACGTGATTCTCGCCGCGGCGTTTGATGCGCGGCGAATCCTTCGTCGCGTGGCAACCTACGGCCAGTCACCCGACCATCCCATTATTCCCGTCATCCCGGAGACCGAATACCTGAAAGGGTTCGCTTTCGAGGTTATGAACTGAGGAGAATTACGGCTCCGCCCTCAATGTTCGAGCAACTCTCTCTGCCAGGCCATCAATGCGGTTTGGGCGGCGTCCCAATCTCTCGCCACTGCGCTCAAGGTCGCGCGACTCGCGATCAAGGTCGGATCGATCGACAGCTCCGCCGCGCGGCGGTCGCGCCTTTGTCGCAACTCCTCGTAACGACGCTTTTCGCCGGCGTTTGACCGCGGCGTCGAATACCGATTGGGTTGGGGCCACTGCGAAGCGGGCAGTCCCAGGCCGCGGCGCACGGCAACAAGCACACCTTCGCGCCGGCGCTGCGCAAGTCGGGCAGGCAGTAGAGACTCGACGTTCTTTCCCACCACGGCAGCTTGCGCCAGGGCGACAAGTGTGTCGTGTCGGAGGATGAAAAAAGGCGGCCGGTTTGCCGCGACGGCCTCGCCATCCCGCCAATGCCACAATTCACGCAGCACCGCGAGCGCGCGCCGATCCAGTTTGTCCGCTCCCTTCACCCGCCAGGTCTGGTCGGGATCGGCCGCCCGCACTTCGGCGCATTCCTTCACCAGACGCGCACAACTTTCCTTGTGCCAGTGGAGCCGCCCGCTGTCTTCGAGGCGTGACTTGAGCCTATCCCAGAGCGGCTTGAGATGGTGCGTATCGTTGCGGGCGTAGTTGATCATCCGCTCGGTCAATGGCCGCTTCGCCCAATCCGCCGTCTGCGAACCCTTTTCCAGCCGGACTCCGAGAAGCTTTTCCACGAGGCTGGTAAGACCGAATTCGGTAAATCCATGCAGGCGCGCCGCCAGCATCGTGTCAACCACGGATTCGGGCACGAATTCATAGGTCCGCCGCAATAAGCGGAGGTCGTAATCTGCCCCGTGCATGATCAGTTCGCGCTTGCGTAAGACCTCGATCAAAGGCCCGATTTCCATCGCCGCAAGAGGGTCCAGCAGTTCGTCGGCGCCGGGCAGGCTGATCTGCAGCAGGCAGAGCTTTTCCGGGTACGCATGAAGACTGTCCGCTTCCGTGTCGAGCGCCACCCACCCGGCCCTGCCAATGCGCGCGAGCAGCGCTTCAAGCTGTTCGTCCGTGTCAATCACCCGCCAAGTAAACCGCAAGCTCAACGCAAAACGAAAGTTGTTTGTGCAAAAATGCTCCGAAGCGGGGTCCCGGAGCTTGACTCGGCTCACAGAAACGCGATTCAATCTGCCTGCGTCAACCATCCCTGTCATACGGTTATGAATCTCTCCATGGCTTTCGCGGACTCCGCGGAAAGAAACGCGAGAAAGACCGCTGTGTTCTGGGGTGACGCCGAGTATTCCTACGAGCGCCTTCATCAACAATCGCGCTGGCTGGCCAAGCTTCTGCAAAGGGATTTCGCAGTCCGCCCCGGTGATCGAGTTGCTCTCTGGCTGAAGAATTGTCCCGAATTTATCGCCGCGGTCTTTGGCGTGTTGCGCGCCGGGGGCGTGGTCGTGCCGATCAACAACTTCCTCAAACCCGCTGAAGTAAGCTACATCCTCGCCGACGCGGGCGCTCAAACGTTGATTTGCGAAGCTGCCTCAACCGAAGTGAAATCCGAATTGTCTGCGCGCCTGCCTTCGCTGAGGTTTCTTGATATTGGAGAAGTTGCCGGTGGCGCAACACCACCGCCGGCTGACGCGGGTGCAGCAACCCGGGCGGAGACCGATCTGGCGTTCATAATCTACACGTCCGGCACAACGGGCCGGCCCAAAGGGGCGATGCTCACACACGGCAACCTCCTCTGTAACGTGGAGAGCTGCCGCCAGGTCCTCGAGACCGTGGACCTTGACCGCTTTGTCGTGCTGTTGCCGATGTTCCACAGCTTTATGCTCTGCGTCGGCGTCCTGCTGCCGATGACCACGGGCTGCTCGGTTCTGCTCATCAAATCGCTGCATCCGCCGAAAAATGTCATCCAGGAAATCATCTCCCGCGAGGCGACCATCTTACCCGCCATACCCCAGTTTTTTCGCACACTGGCCGCCATCCACGTCCCTTCAAACAATCCGCTGCGACTATGCATCAGCGGAGCGGCGCCGTTGCCGGTTGAGATTCTGAAAGAGTTCAACGAAAGGTTTTCCATTCCCTTGATTGAAGGCTACGGGTTGAGCGAAGCGAGCCCCGTTGTTTCGTTAAATCCCATTCGTGGACCTTGGAAGGCTGGTTCCATCGGCATTCCGGTCTCGAACGTTGAGGTCACGGTTCAAAATGACCACGGCGCAATCCTCCCCGTCGGCGAAGTT
The DNA window shown above is from Candidatus Angelobacter sp. and carries:
- a CDS encoding HRDC domain-containing protein, whose translation is MSRVKLRDPASEHFCTNNFRFALSLRFTWRVIDTDEQLEALLARIGRAGWVALDTEADSLHAYPEKLCLLQISLPGADELLDPLAAMEIGPLIEVLRKRELIMHGADYDLRLLRRTYEFVPESVVDTMLAARLHGFTEFGLTSLVEKLLGVRLEKGSQTADWAKRPLTERMINYARNDTHHLKPLWDRLKSRLEDSGRLHWHKESCARLVKECAEVRAADPDQTWRVKGADKLDRRALAVLRELWHWRDGEAVAANRPPFFILRHDTLVALAQAAVVGKNVESLLPARLAQRRREGVLVAVRRGLGLPASQWPQPNRYSTPRSNAGEKRRYEELRQRRDRRAAELSIDPTLIASRATLSAVARDWDAAQTALMAWQRELLEH
- a CDS encoding class I SAM-dependent rRNA methyltransferase; translation: FEGRIRAALAVRGKHLPHATSFRAVNSESDLLSGLIVDKYEGVLVLQTSALGMDQRKLVIVGTLQRIFSPTAIVERNEIASRKFEGLSDANGVVAGKLDGKLTIGLNGLRFEVDLLGGHKTGLYLDQQVNYQRVAELIARSPGASVLDCFSFLGGFALHAARAGAAHVHAIDQSQDAIVGAERNAATNGLSERCSFEAANVFDWLKAQTATRPHEKVIPRFDAIVLDPPSFTRNRAAVPDALRGYKEIHLRALKLLKTGGTLATFCCSHHVDAVMFQDVILAAAFDARRILRRVATYGQSPDHPIIPVIPETEYLKGFAFEVMN
- a CDS encoding AMP-binding protein — encoded protein: MNLSMAFADSAERNARKTAVFWGDAEYSYERLHQQSRWLAKLLQRDFAVRPGDRVALWLKNCPEFIAAVFGVLRAGGVVVPINNFLKPAEVSYILADAGAQTLICEAASTEVKSELSARLPSLRFLDIGEVAGGATPPPADAGAATRAETDLAFIIYTSGTTGRPKGAMLTHGNLLCNVESCRQVLETVDLDRFVVLLPMFHSFMLCVGVLLPMTTGCSVLLIKSLHPPKNVIQEIISREATILPAIPQFFRTLAAIHVPSNNPLRLCISGAAPLPVEILKEFNERFSIPLIEGYGLSEASPVVSLNPIRGPWKAGSIGIPVSNVEVTVQNDHGAILPVGEVGEICVRGGNVMQGYWNQPEETAKALRNGWLLTGDVGFKDKDGYFFITDRKKDMLLVNGINVYPREIEEVIYQFAGVKEVAVIGQPD